From a region of the Roseivirga sp. 4D4 genome:
- a CDS encoding ankyrin repeat domain-containing protein produces the protein MRIRLLTGILLISCLFMEFTTAAQQANKLLDRGFWRSKPSLEEVKQKVKEGHSPTEFNSSMFDPTTYAILENNSTDVVKYLVEQVGEVNTITHDARTYLHWAALRGNTEVMEYLLASGIKIEIVDDGGNNAMMFAARSGQSNKKVYELSMANGLDITAKNERNGRNVLMTFAGRLENTEMLDYFISLGVDIHDTDDNGNGLFHYAASTRNKELLQKLVDDYKVDFKSNPKTDENAFYFATNRNFGEDEASPIELFQYFESLGLDPAQSTKSGRNALHNLAFRSNDVEMLQYFLDKGADVNQVDKDGNTPLINASARGGLEKIEFLAGKTRDISRKNKEGFSSFMRAIKYNNMDVVEFLADAGAQVEVKADGAYDLGYHVVDGTRNNLDLFDQKMKFLTSKGYDPKTTQFDGQTLLHVAIAKQNKNLLEKLIAMGVDINAKDANGQTILHHAAMLSETSDLLKFLIASGADKNVRTEFEESAYDLAMENEILGANIANIEFLKTQQ, from the coding sequence ATGAGAATCAGATTACTAACTGGGATTTTATTGATTTCTTGCTTGTTCATGGAGTTTACGACAGCGGCACAACAGGCCAATAAACTCTTGGATCGAGGTTTTTGGAGATCAAAACCTTCATTGGAAGAAGTAAAACAAAAAGTAAAAGAAGGCCACTCGCCTACTGAGTTCAACTCGTCCATGTTCGACCCAACTACTTATGCTATTCTTGAGAATAACTCGACAGATGTTGTCAAATATTTGGTAGAGCAAGTAGGTGAAGTCAATACCATTACACACGATGCAAGAACCTACCTTCACTGGGCTGCCTTAAGAGGCAATACTGAAGTGATGGAATACTTACTGGCTAGCGGAATCAAAATTGAAATCGTAGATGATGGCGGCAATAATGCCATGATGTTTGCAGCACGTTCAGGCCAGTCCAACAAAAAGGTCTATGAACTGTCCATGGCCAATGGCTTAGACATTACAGCAAAGAATGAGCGCAACGGTAGAAATGTCTTAATGACTTTTGCCGGTCGACTCGAAAACACCGAAATGTTGGACTACTTTATCAGCTTAGGTGTAGATATCCATGATACAGACGACAACGGCAATGGTCTATTCCACTATGCAGCTTCTACTCGAAATAAGGAACTATTACAAAAGCTTGTTGATGATTACAAAGTCGACTTCAAGTCTAACCCAAAGACTGATGAGAATGCTTTCTACTTTGCAACGAATAGAAACTTTGGAGAAGACGAAGCATCTCCAATCGAACTGTTCCAATACTTTGAAAGCCTTGGGCTCGATCCTGCACAATCGACTAAGTCAGGCAGAAATGCGCTTCACAATCTGGCCTTCAGGTCGAATGACGTTGAAATGTTACAGTACTTCTTAGACAAGGGTGCTGATGTCAACCAGGTGGATAAAGATGGCAATACGCCTCTAATCAATGCTTCAGCGAGAGGAGGATTGGAAAAAATCGAGTTCCTGGCCGGCAAAACCAGAGACATTAGTCGCAAGAATAAAGAAGGCTTTTCAAGCTTCATGCGTGCGATCAAGTACAACAATATGGACGTAGTTGAATTTCTTGCTGATGCCGGAGCTCAAGTGGAAGTCAAAGCGGATGGAGCTTATGATCTAGGTTACCATGTCGTGGATGGTACGCGAAACAACCTTGATCTCTTCGATCAAAAAATGAAATTCTTGACGTCAAAAGGATATGATCCAAAGACAACACAGTTTGATGGGCAGACGCTTCTACATGTAGCCATTGCAAAGCAGAACAAAAATCTTCTTGAAAAGCTAATTGCCATGGGCGTTGATATCAACGCTAAAGATGCCAACGGACAAACCATCTTACACCATGCGGCTATGCTATCAGAAACCAGCGACTTACTCAAGTTCTTGATTGCTTCTGGTGCCGATAAAAACGTAAGAACAGAATTTGAAGAGTCTGCTTACGACCTGGCCATGGAAAACGAAATTTTAGGCGCCAACATCGCCAATATTGAATTCTTGAAAACTCAGCAATAA
- a CDS encoding DUF2271 domain-containing protein, which produces MKNKVLIAVLLLAASISFGFKSINSDAITFKCLIQLTNYGGEGAYVVVSVLNAEGEYVKTLSVHGDDEDWYEDLPAWYEYYPSNKVAIDGMAGASISSGGRKVTTLDLDASMLNAGYKLRFETAVEDQDYHEKDLEIELTEDVAGQRLKGNGYIRYVQLIQKSAK; this is translated from the coding sequence ATGAAAAACAAAGTATTAATCGCTGTTCTCTTATTGGCAGCAAGCATCAGCTTTGGGTTTAAATCTATCAACAGTGATGCTATCACTTTTAAGTGCCTTATCCAATTAACCAACTATGGTGGTGAAGGCGCTTATGTTGTGGTTTCTGTGTTAAATGCTGAAGGAGAATACGTAAAGACACTATCAGTACACGGTGATGATGAAGACTGGTATGAAGACCTACCGGCATGGTACGAGTATTACCCAAGTAATAAAGTAGCCATCGATGGTATGGCCGGTGCTTCCATTTCCAGTGGTGGCAGAAAAGTGACCACATTGGATCTAGATGCTTCAATGCTCAATGCCGGTTACAAGCTAAGGTTCGAAACTGCTGTAGAAGACCAAGACTACCACGAAAAAGATCTAGAGATAGAGCTTACGGAAGATGTGGCAGGTCAGCGCTTAAAGGGTAATGGCTACATCCGCTATGTACAGTTAATCCAAAAGTCGGCTAAGTAA
- a CDS encoding TonB-dependent receptor translates to MRLNRFLFGFCLLFVSICAWAQEGSINGTLSSEGSPMALVNVGLLNTVYGDVSDENGVFSIQNIPYGSYTLVVSMVGYERISQRLRISAHTPNLSLSFDLVEKINALDDIVVSGTLKEVSKLESPVPVEVYSQKFFRANPTPSIFESLQNVNGVRPQLNCNVCNTGDIHINGLEGPYTMVLIDGMPIVSGLSTVYGLTGIPQSLIERVEIVKGPASTLYGSEAVGGLVNIITKKPGNAPQASVDVFATDWGEVNTDIGLKYNLGKRAQSLLGINYFNYQNPIDNNGDNFTDLTLQDRISIFNKVNFQRKDNRVFSIAGRYVYEDRWGGEMNWNTENRGGTDVYGESIYTSRWETFGIYQFPTSELLNFQFSANGHVQDSFYGDTEYTADQYVAFGQLTWNKTVGKHDIVAGAVYRYTYYDDNTPATFNDNTSDNNPSRTHLPGIFVQDEISLKPNNKLLLGMRYDYNSLHGGIVTPRVNYKWNSPNKRNILRISAGNGYRVANVFTEDHAALSGARTVEFDGELRPETSWNTNINFVKKFYTSNSTYIGLDATAFYTYFTNRILPDYETDPNKIIYSNLEGNSISRGVSVNLDMAWDNGLKINGGLTVMDVTVEENGERTRQILTESVQGVWSISYTFGNGIQVDYTGNLYGPMRLPLLGELDDRPAESPWFSIQNIQLTKKFGSRWEVYGGVKNLLNFTPADNSIARPFDPFDRNVTFGNDGQVIPTPNNPKGLTFDPTYVYASNQGIRGFLGLRFTVQ, encoded by the coding sequence ATGAGACTCAACAGGTTTCTATTCGGTTTCTGCCTTTTATTTGTGTCCATTTGCGCTTGGGCACAGGAGGGGTCAATCAATGGCACCTTGTCTTCAGAAGGGTCACCCATGGCGCTGGTGAATGTCGGTTTATTGAATACTGTCTATGGTGATGTATCCGATGAAAACGGGGTATTCAGCATTCAAAACATCCCCTATGGCAGCTACACACTGGTGGTTTCAATGGTAGGTTATGAAAGGATCAGTCAACGTCTTCGAATCAGTGCTCACACCCCTAACCTAAGCCTATCTTTTGACTTGGTAGAAAAGATCAATGCCCTGGATGATATCGTAGTTTCTGGTACACTCAAAGAAGTATCCAAACTGGAAAGCCCTGTTCCTGTCGAAGTCTATAGTCAAAAGTTCTTTAGGGCAAATCCCACTCCTTCCATTTTTGAGTCGCTACAAAACGTAAATGGCGTTCGGCCACAGTTAAACTGTAACGTCTGTAATACGGGAGATATTCACATCAATGGCCTTGAAGGACCATACACTATGGTATTGATCGATGGTATGCCCATTGTCAGTGGCCTATCCACTGTCTATGGTTTGACCGGGATTCCTCAATCCTTAATCGAGCGTGTAGAGATTGTGAAGGGGCCGGCCTCCACGCTATACGGATCTGAAGCGGTAGGCGGCTTGGTGAACATCATCACCAAAAAGCCAGGCAATGCACCTCAAGCCTCGGTGGATGTTTTCGCCACAGATTGGGGTGAGGTAAACACTGATATTGGCTTGAAGTACAATCTGGGCAAAAGAGCACAGTCATTATTAGGTATTAACTATTTCAACTACCAAAATCCAATTGATAATAATGGTGATAACTTCACCGATTTAACCCTTCAGGATCGGATTTCGATCTTTAACAAAGTCAACTTTCAGCGCAAGGACAACCGAGTATTCTCTATTGCGGGTCGTTACGTGTATGAGGATCGTTGGGGTGGTGAAATGAACTGGAATACCGAAAACCGAGGAGGTACGGACGTCTATGGCGAAAGCATTTACACCAGTCGATGGGAAACCTTCGGCATATACCAATTCCCAACGAGCGAGTTATTGAATTTCCAATTCAGTGCTAATGGCCACGTCCAAGATTCATTCTATGGAGACACTGAGTACACTGCCGATCAATATGTTGCCTTCGGTCAGTTGACATGGAATAAGACGGTGGGCAAGCATGATATTGTAGCAGGGGCCGTCTATCGCTACACCTATTACGATGACAATACGCCTGCAACATTTAATGATAATACTAGTGACAACAATCCATCTCGAACCCATCTGCCAGGCATATTTGTTCAGGATGAGATCTCTTTAAAGCCCAACAATAAACTATTGCTAGGCATGCGCTATGACTACAACAGCCTTCATGGTGGCATTGTGACCCCCAGAGTCAATTACAAATGGAATTCTCCTAACAAAAGGAACATTCTTCGCATCAGTGCTGGTAATGGTTATAGGGTAGCCAATGTCTTTACTGAAGACCATGCAGCCCTTTCTGGCGCCAGAACAGTTGAGTTTGATGGAGAGTTAAGACCTGAAACTTCTTGGAACACCAACATCAACTTTGTGAAGAAGTTCTATACGAGCAATAGCACCTATATTGGCTTGGACGCCACCGCCTTCTATACCTACTTTACGAATCGTATTCTACCGGATTACGAGACGGATCCAAACAAAATCATTTATAGTAACCTGGAGGGAAACTCCATCTCTCGTGGTGTTTCTGTCAATCTGGATATGGCCTGGGACAATGGATTAAAAATCAATGGTGGTCTGACCGTTATGGATGTTACAGTTGAAGAAAACGGTGAAAGAACCCGACAGATTCTCACTGAGTCTGTGCAAGGAGTTTGGAGCATTAGCTACACGTTTGGCAATGGCATTCAGGTGGATTATACTGGTAATTTGTATGGCCCTATGCGCCTGCCACTTCTGGGAGAACTAGACGATCGGCCGGCAGAATCTCCATGGTTTAGCATTCAAAACATCCAGTTGACCAAGAAGTTCGGTAGCCGATGGGAAGTTTATGGAGGTGTCAAAAACTTATTGAATTTCACTCCTGCTGATAACAGCATCGCCAGACCATTCGACCCCTTTGACAGGAATGTGACCTTCGGTAATGACGGGCAGGTAATCCCTACCCCAAACAATCCTAAGGGTCTTACTTTTGACCCAACATACGTATATGCCTCCAATCAAGGCATTCGAGGTTTTCTTGGTTTAAGATTCACTGTTCAATAA
- a CDS encoding thioredoxin family protein has protein sequence MARVVSLFLVCFALGFNMAHAQDYALSFEKLEAVQKTDPKPMVVFLHAPWCNFCENMKQTTFQNEEVKKLLTRDFHFVSFDGESKEDVSFLGQTFKYKPTGANTGTHELAQQLGAKEGVVAYPTLVFLNDQYEILHQHDAFVNAKQLKKVLKRLL, from the coding sequence ATGGCAAGAGTTGTTTCGCTTTTTCTGGTATGCTTCGCACTTGGATTCAATATGGCTCATGCACAAGACTATGCCCTAAGTTTCGAGAAGCTAGAAGCCGTGCAAAAGACAGACCCAAAACCCATGGTCGTGTTCCTGCATGCCCCTTGGTGTAACTTCTGCGAGAACATGAAGCAGACTACTTTTCAAAATGAAGAGGTCAAAAAGTTACTCACCAGAGACTTCCACTTTGTGAGCTTTGATGGGGAATCGAAAGAAGATGTCTCTTTCCTCGGGCAGACTTTCAAGTATAAGCCCACCGGGGCCAACACGGGTACGCATGAACTGGCTCAACAGCTAGGTGCCAAAGAAGGTGTAGTAGCATATCCCACGCTTGTGTTTCTCAACGATCAGTATGAAATACTCCATCAGCATGATGCATTTGTCAATGCAAAGCAGTTGAAAAAAGTCCTGAAACGACTTCTTTAA